A genomic window from Cytobacillus suaedae includes:
- the addA gene encoding helicase-exonuclease AddAB subunit AddA, with protein sequence MSSNQTEKPIGSQWTDDQWKAIVSSGKDILVAAAAGSGKTAVLVERIIKKILSTENPIDVDRLLVMTFTNASAAEMRNRIGEALEKALKEQPASLHLRRQLTLLNRASISTIHSFCLNVIRKYYYMLDIDPGFRIANETEGELLRDEVLEELFEEYYSSESNELFFDLVDRYTNDRSDSDLQDMIRKLYDFSRAHPNPEKWLDEMIANYDVREDTEMEDTSLYPYLMADVLLNLNGAKNRLLQAMELTKQPGGPAPRAITIETDLEQLNRILSASKMSWSHLYEEMQNLTFPSAKPCKGDEYDPDLLKRVTKLRDDSKDQVKKIKEELFSRQPANYLKDLREMKDVISMLVTLVKEFGNRFRKLKEEKGLVDFSDLEHYCLEILANQNDGLDLIPSDAALDYREQFEEVLVDEYQDTNMVQESILQLVTKEGEVSGNLFMVGDVKQSIYRFRLAEPFLFLGKYKRFTKDGDNTGLRIDLSKNFRSRAEVLDGTNFLFRQIMGETVGEIEYDHDAELKLGAAYPENNDMAAELLIIEREGKEEAQSSTEEDSEDEVSVQFDQAELETAQLEARLMAKKIKELIQNQYQVYDSKLKRTRNITYRDIVILLRSMPWAPQILEEFKQQGIPLYADLRSGYFNATEVAIMMSLLKVIDNPFQDIPLVSVLRSPIVGLDETELAVIRISSKQTSYYEAMTAFIKEGHTDSQLVNKVKVFYENLQRWRTEARHGGLSELVWQLYRETKFYDYVGGLPGGKQRQANLRALYDRARQYEATSFRGLFRFLRFIERMQDRGDDLGTARALGEQEDVVRLMTIHKSKGLEFPVVFVGGLSKQFNMMDLNKKYLLDKELGFGSKFVNPKLRISYPTITLSTMKKKMKLELIAEEMRVLYVALTRAKEKLYLVGTVKEFQKQTEKWQDELENKNWLLSDHRRALAKSYMDWIGPALIRHKDCGLLRGEEATVQRVPDEIKNDSAKWVVELIHSGSLQEVFVDDKENDAELLEALKIGSPVTIESPYKEKLISQLEWIYPNQLSASHRSKQTVTEIKRQHDSIDESSSTEFIRKMTPKLADRPRFMQEKSLTPAEKGTAMHMVMQHIDFSKEMNETSLREQIARMVNTELLTSEQAEGIDIANILSFFHTEIGNRLTKAPYCKREIPFSLALPAKEAYAKWEQAEEENILVQGVIDCIFEDENGLTLIDYKTDAITGRYKGGFEEAKPILEERYRTQIELYTKAIEYIWKKPLTNRYLYYFDGGHLLQL encoded by the coding sequence TTGAGTTCTAATCAAACCGAAAAACCGATTGGCAGCCAGTGGACGGACGATCAGTGGAAGGCGATTGTATCAAGTGGAAAAGATATCTTGGTTGCTGCGGCTGCAGGTTCAGGGAAAACAGCAGTATTGGTTGAGCGCATCATCAAAAAAATCCTTTCGACAGAAAATCCAATTGATGTTGACCGACTTCTGGTTATGACATTCACAAATGCTTCAGCCGCAGAAATGAGGAACCGGATTGGTGAGGCACTTGAAAAAGCATTAAAAGAACAGCCAGCCTCCCTTCACTTAAGAAGGCAGCTAACCTTATTAAATCGTGCATCCATCTCAACCATTCATTCCTTTTGCTTGAATGTAATTAGAAAGTATTACTATATGTTAGATATCGATCCGGGATTTAGGATAGCTAATGAAACGGAGGGGGAGCTTCTTAGGGATGAAGTATTAGAGGAGCTCTTTGAAGAGTATTATAGTTCCGAGTCGAATGAGTTATTTTTTGATTTAGTGGATCGTTATACGAATGACCGAAGTGACTCAGACTTACAAGATATGATACGTAAGCTGTATGACTTTTCAAGGGCTCATCCCAATCCTGAAAAATGGTTGGATGAAATGATAGCAAATTATGATGTCCGCGAGGATACGGAGATGGAGGACACCTCTTTATATCCATATCTAATGGCAGATGTATTGCTCAACTTAAATGGAGCCAAGAATCGTTTACTACAAGCCATGGAATTAACAAAGCAACCTGGAGGACCAGCCCCACGTGCAATTACGATAGAAACAGATTTAGAGCAACTAAATCGAATACTATCTGCAAGTAAAATGTCCTGGTCGCATCTTTATGAAGAAATGCAAAACTTAACGTTCCCTAGTGCAAAACCTTGTAAAGGTGATGAGTACGATCCGGATTTACTTAAGAGAGTTACAAAGCTACGAGATGATTCAAAGGATCAGGTTAAGAAAATAAAAGAAGAACTTTTTAGTCGTCAACCAGCAAATTACTTGAAAGATTTGCGTGAAATGAAAGATGTTATTTCAATGTTGGTTACATTGGTTAAAGAATTTGGAAATCGATTCCGAAAATTAAAAGAAGAGAAGGGTCTTGTCGATTTCTCGGACTTAGAGCATTATTGTTTAGAAATATTGGCTAATCAAAATGATGGATTAGACCTAATTCCTTCTGATGCTGCTCTAGATTACCGCGAACAGTTTGAAGAAGTACTCGTTGATGAGTATCAGGATACAAACATGGTTCAGGAATCCATTTTACAATTAGTTACGAAGGAAGGCGAAGTAAGCGGAAATTTATTTATGGTTGGAGATGTAAAACAATCCATTTATCGATTCCGTCTTGCAGAACCATTTTTATTTTTAGGTAAATATAAACGTTTTACCAAGGATGGAGATAACACAGGTCTACGAATTGATCTATCAAAAAACTTCAGAAGTCGAGCAGAAGTTCTTGATGGTACGAATTTTTTATTCAGACAGATCATGGGAGAAACAGTTGGAGAAATTGAATATGATCACGACGCAGAGCTAAAGCTGGGAGCAGCTTATCCTGAGAATAATGATATGGCAGCAGAGCTATTAATTATTGAACGTGAGGGGAAGGAAGAAGCCCAATCTTCCACAGAAGAAGATAGTGAAGATGAAGTGTCCGTTCAGTTTGATCAAGCCGAGTTAGAAACTGCCCAACTTGAAGCAAGGTTGATGGCAAAAAAGATTAAAGAACTTATTCAAAATCAGTACCAGGTATATGATTCAAAGCTTAAAAGAACAAGAAATATTACGTATCGTGATATTGTTATTCTTTTACGTTCGATGCCTTGGGCTCCTCAGATATTAGAGGAATTTAAGCAACAAGGAATCCCTCTATATGCCGACCTTCGTTCAGGTTATTTTAACGCAACTGAGGTAGCGATCATGATGTCCTTACTAAAGGTGATTGACAATCCATTTCAGGATATACCGCTTGTGTCGGTGTTAAGGTCACCTATTGTAGGATTAGATGAAACGGAATTAGCGGTGATTCGCATTTCTTCAAAGCAAACCTCCTATTATGAGGCAATGACCGCTTTTATAAAAGAAGGTCATACAGATTCTCAATTAGTAAATAAGGTAAAAGTTTTTTATGAAAACCTTCAAAGATGGCGGACAGAGGCCCGCCATGGGGGGCTATCAGAGTTAGTTTGGCAACTATACCGTGAAACAAAGTTTTATGATTATGTAGGTGGGTTACCTGGAGGGAAACAGCGTCAGGCCAACTTGAGAGCTTTATATGACCGTGCTCGTCAATATGAGGCAACTTCCTTTAGAGGCCTTTTCCGTTTTTTACGATTTATCGAAAGAATGCAGGATCGTGGAGACGATCTAGGGACTGCTCGGGCTTTGGGGGAACAAGAGGATGTAGTTCGTCTAATGACCATTCATAAAAGTAAAGGACTCGAATTCCCTGTAGTATTCGTTGGAGGATTATCGAAGCAATTCAACATGATGGATTTAAATAAAAAATACCTGCTAGACAAAGAATTAGGTTTTGGTTCTAAATTTGTAAATCCGAAATTACGTATTAGTTATCCGACGATAACCCTTTCTACAATGAAAAAGAAGATGAAGCTTGAACTGATAGCAGAAGAAATGCGTGTATTATATGTTGCACTCACACGTGCAAAAGAAAAATTATATCTTGTTGGAACAGTTAAAGAGTTTCAAAAACAGACTGAAAAGTGGCAGGATGAATTGGAGAATAAGAATTGGTTACTCTCCGACCACAGAAGAGCTCTTGCTAAATCGTATATGGATTGGATAGGACCTGCTTTAATACGACATAAAGATTGTGGTCTTCTGCGGGGAGAAGAGGCAACCGTTCAACGTGTGCCAGATGAAATAAAAAATGACTCAGCTAAGTGGGTCGTAGAACTGATTCATTCGGGGAGCCTTCAAGAAGTATTTGTTGACGACAAAGAAAATGATGCAGAGTTACTTGAGGCATTAAAAATTGGTAGTCCCGTTACAATAGAAAGTCCTTATAAAGAAAAACTAATAAGCCAATTAGAATGGATCTATCCTAATCAATTGTCGGCCTCACATCGTTCCAAACAAACTGTCACGGAAATCAAAAGGCAGCATGATAGTATTGATGAGAGTAGTTCCACGGAATTTATTCGGAAAATGACACCTAAGCTTGCTGATCGTCCACGTTTTATGCAGGAAAAGTCATTGACACCTGCTGAAAAAGGAACAGCGATGCATATGGTTATGCAACATATTGACTTTTCAAAGGAAATGAATGAAACGAGCCTACGTGAACAGATTGCAAGAATGGTAAATACTGAACTCCTAACAAGTGAACAAGCCGAAGGAATTGATATTGCGAACATACTCAGCTTTTTCCATACTGAAATTGGTAATAGATTAACTAAAGCTCCGTATTGCAAACGAGAGATTCCATTTAGCTTGGCCTTGCCAGCGAAAGAGGCCTATGCAAAATGGGAGCAGGCAGAAGAAGAAAATATATTGGTTCAAGGTGTTATAGATTGTATATTTGAGGATGAAAATGGTTTAACGCTAATTGATTATAAAACTGATGCAATCACAGGCAGGTATAAAGGTGGCTTTGAAGAGGCTAAGCCTATTTTAGAAGAAAGATACCGAACTCAAATTGAATTGTACACAAAAGCAATCGAATATATTTGGAAGAAGCCGTTAACCAACCGATATTTATATTATTTTGACGGCGGACATTTACTACAATTATAG
- a CDS encoding spore germination protein, whose amino-acid sequence MPSVVGPVNINSNEGVLNLGDSFYISPKGSSKSSLGSGAANTGDFHIVNNVFSATNAIDPDANDSNITANA is encoded by the coding sequence ATGCCATCAGTTGTTGGTCCTGTAAATATTAATAGTAATGAAGGGGTGTTGAATTTGGGTGACTCTTTTTATATTTCACCAAAAGGGTCTTCAAAAAGTTCGCTTGGCTCTGGCGCAGCAAATACGGGTGACTTCCATATCGTAAACAATGTATTTAGTGCAACCAATGCAATCGATCCAGATGCAAACGACTCCAACATTACTGCCAATGCTTAA
- a CDS encoding spore germination protein GerPE: MLKRLSKVNSIYVNSVGLGSVVQIGDSTNLRPFSRALAVQREKQIFFGAEGRFEEYPVFTKPLRQPYFYERVNMIQNNVKPTIKVNNIKVTAISASGIVHVGSTENISSESRVKHIRQILSDEEGVIKE, translated from the coding sequence ATGTTAAAAAGATTATCAAAAGTCAATTCTATCTATGTCAACTCAGTAGGTCTGGGTTCTGTAGTACAAATTGGTGACTCTACAAATCTCCGTCCCTTCTCAAGAGCACTTGCTGTTCAAAGAGAGAAACAGATTTTTTTTGGAGCTGAAGGAAGATTTGAAGAATATCCTGTTTTCACCAAGCCCCTTAGACAACCTTATTTCTACGAAAGAGTAAACATGATACAAAACAATGTAAAGCCTACAATAAAAGTAAATAACATCAAGGTTACTGCCATTTCAGCATCAGGGATAGTCCACGTTGGGTCTACTGAAAACATCTCTTCTGAATCACGAGTTAAGCATATTCGACAAATACTTAGTGATGAAGAGGGAGTAATTAAAGAATAA
- a CDS encoding spore gernimation protein GerPD yields MNFTVVNKELSVGNIHVVGVSTSSIFLIGDTKTISLSSSFDTPAESLIIGPFVPLTPAV; encoded by the coding sequence ATGAATTTCACAGTTGTCAACAAAGAATTAAGTGTTGGGAATATTCACGTTGTTGGTGTATCAACTTCATCTATCTTTTTAATTGGTGATACGAAAACGATATCGTTGTCTTCATCTTTTGATACTCCTGCAGAGTCACTGATCATTGGACCATTTGTTCCACTTACACCTGCAGTTTAA
- a CDS encoding spore gernimation protein yields the protein MYMSYDMTQYLQQLHTHVLQQNERINNLETVILRLENEIKEIKQKPSTNIERIEYKFDQLKVETLEGTLNIGLNPSDTGAIDDFSVSQGPMQVPPHNQFNREYVKGIRGEVAIYLEDECLDLIHALEKKHGATLDQAHRDFIIDDISKQLDTRIEYHLNQQLSNPSLPRNEPDIIHNNVVANIKVDIENAINAFIINLPDNMKGGN from the coding sequence ATGTATATGTCTTACGATATGACTCAATACTTACAGCAGCTCCATACACATGTATTACAACAGAATGAAAGAATTAACAATTTAGAGACTGTTATCTTACGATTAGAAAATGAAATTAAAGAAATTAAGCAAAAACCGAGTACAAACATTGAAAGAATTGAGTATAAGTTTGATCAATTAAAAGTGGAAACACTTGAGGGTACATTAAATATTGGACTGAATCCCTCTGATACTGGGGCAATTGATGATTTTTCAGTTTCGCAAGGTCCTATGCAGGTCCCGCCTCATAACCAGTTCAACAGAGAGTATGTAAAGGGAATACGGGGAGAAGTGGCTATCTACTTAGAGGATGAGTGTTTAGATTTAATCCATGCGCTCGAGAAAAAGCACGGAGCTACCTTAGATCAAGCCCACCGAGATTTCATTATTGATGATATCTCTAAACAACTTGATACTAGAATTGAATATCACCTTAATCAGCAATTGTCTAACCCATCCCTTCCACGTAATGAACCTGACATCATTCATAACAATGTTGTAGCTAACATAAAAGTTGATATAGAAAACGCCATTAATGCTTTCATAATTAATCTTCCAGACAATATGAAAGGAGGCAACTAA
- a CDS encoding spore germination protein GerPB — MNFYINQSICINYLRVGSVANSSVLQIGSAGIIKPLSNLYNTGGYTQPAPEIATDQTVVTEDASEFVPAVPLSTVNP, encoded by the coding sequence ATGAACTTTTACATCAATCAGAGCATTTGCATCAATTATTTGCGAGTCGGATCAGTAGCAAACTCATCTGTATTACAAATTGGTAGTGCAGGGATCATTAAGCCTTTGAGTAATTTATATAATACTGGAGGATACACACAACCTGCACCTGAAATAGCCACTGACCAAACAGTTGTAACTGAAGATGCATCAGAATTTGTCCCGGCTGTTCCACTTTCTACAGTTAATCCCTAG
- a CDS encoding spore germination protein encodes MPAFVGAVKVNSVGGSSVFNIGDVFTISPVSNAKTFAGAGSFNTGDGLYVLNRQSSTNTYDRDAVDQPITGNA; translated from the coding sequence ATGCCAGCTTTCGTTGGAGCAGTAAAAGTAAATAGTGTTGGGGGAAGCTCTGTGTTTAATATCGGTGATGTATTTACAATATCACCCGTTAGTAATGCGAAAACCTTTGCAGGAGCAGGATCTTTTAATACTGGTGATGGATTATATGTCCTTAATAGACAAAGTTCAACGAACACTTATGATAGAGATGCCGTCGATCAGCCTATTACAGGTAATGCTTAA
- a CDS encoding DUF418 domain-containing protein codes for MNQLTPIQGKERIQSIDIIRGLAILGIFLVNMAAFNSPVLYMGPDWWTDKLDLWTKDFINLFAQASFYTMFSFLFGFGVMIFKERIIEKGFSFPKLYFRRLFVLLIIGSIHAFLFWHGDILITYAIIGVIFFLFHKVKPITLLVWSLVLIIIPTVLMTGLLLLALLFEPSALTLPYDDKMSEQSMEVYSTGTFAEITSQRFQDWYMVNGPFNFPFMLVTLLPMFLLGALAAKVKWFSKVDEHIKSIKIVWVITLIIGVPLKLLPYLFGQNLMTEFIQDTIGGPAIAIFYITSILLLLRKTMWQSLLSPLSYVGRLSLSNYLLQSITCTLLFYSYGLGFYGKVSPFVGLILTLVIFSIQIILSRLWLNHFRFGPVEWLWRSLTYGKKQPLKIKQ; via the coding sequence ATGAATCAATTAACACCTATTCAAGGAAAAGAACGAATCCAATCGATTGATATTATTCGAGGATTAGCGATATTGGGGATATTTTTAGTAAATATGGCAGCCTTTAATTCACCAGTACTTTATATGGGGCCGGATTGGTGGACAGATAAACTGGATCTTTGGACAAAAGATTTTATCAATCTATTTGCCCAGGCAAGTTTTTACACAATGTTTTCATTTCTGTTTGGTTTTGGAGTTATGATATTTAAAGAACGTATTATAGAAAAAGGATTCTCTTTTCCAAAACTCTATTTTAGAAGGTTATTTGTGTTATTGATAATAGGGTCCATACATGCCTTTCTTTTCTGGCATGGAGATATATTAATTACTTATGCAATTATCGGGGTTATTTTCTTTTTATTTCATAAGGTAAAGCCCATCACATTGTTGGTATGGTCCCTAGTGTTAATCATTATTCCGACAGTATTAATGACAGGGCTACTCTTATTAGCTTTATTATTTGAGCCATCTGCCTTAACACTTCCTTATGATGACAAAATGAGTGAACAATCGATGGAGGTATATAGTACAGGAACCTTTGCCGAAATTACCTCTCAACGGTTTCAGGATTGGTATATGGTCAATGGCCCATTTAATTTTCCGTTTATGCTAGTGACTCTGTTACCAATGTTTTTACTTGGAGCCCTAGCTGCAAAAGTTAAATGGTTTTCAAAAGTAGATGAGCACATTAAGTCCATTAAAATTGTCTGGGTTATTACGTTGATAATCGGAGTACCCTTAAAACTTCTTCCTTATTTATTTGGGCAAAACTTGATGACAGAATTTATACAGGATACAATTGGTGGTCCTGCGATTGCTATATTTTACATAACGAGTATTCTTCTCCTATTGAGAAAAACAATGTGGCAGTCCTTACTATCACCATTATCCTATGTTGGTAGATTGTCACTCTCAAACTACTTACTTCAATCCATTACCTGTACGTTATTGTTTTATAGTTATGGCTTAGGTTTCTATGGAAAAGTAAGCCCATTTGTGGGATTGATTCTAACACTTGTTATTTTTAGTATTCAAATCATCCTTAGTAGACTATGGCTAAACCATTTTAGATTTGGACCGGTAGAGTGGCTGTGGAGAAGTTTGACTTACGGTAAGAAACAGCCACTTAAGATAAAACAGTAA
- a CDS encoding aspartyl-phosphate phosphatase Spo0E family protein produces MLRLIIEAKRIKMITLAQEYGFTAKETIQCSQELDKLLNLYGQAMESQESSNTTPAAKSVVS; encoded by the coding sequence ATGTTAAGATTAATTATAGAAGCCAAGAGAATAAAAATGATAACTCTAGCACAGGAATATGGATTCACTGCAAAAGAAACCATTCAGTGTAGCCAGGAGCTAGACAAATTATTGAATTTATATGGACAAGCTATGGAATCACAAGAATCAAGTAATACAACCCCTGCCGCTAAGTCGGTTGTCTCATAA
- a CDS encoding DUF192 domain-containing protein gives MKLMNLTNNEILASDMRQAYSFHKRLFGLMFTRSLASGSGLHIKPCRSIHSFFMNYSIDVLYISKQNEIVAIDEHFSPRKIGKVHAQASSVVELPAGTIKNTNTMIGHKLQIKTN, from the coding sequence ATGAAGCTTATGAATCTGACAAACAATGAAATACTTGCAAGTGATATGAGACAAGCTTACAGCTTTCATAAAAGATTATTCGGATTAATGTTTACTCGTTCACTTGCATCAGGTTCTGGGCTCCACATCAAACCCTGCCGGTCAATCCATTCGTTTTTTATGAACTATTCAATTGATGTACTTTACATATCGAAACAAAATGAAATTGTTGCGATAGACGAGCATTTCTCACCACGCAAGATCGGAAAGGTGCATGCTCAGGCAAGTTCAGTAGTTGAACTTCCAGCCGGTACAATCAAGAATACCAACACCATGATAGGACATAAACTACAAATAAAAACTAATTGA
- a CDS encoding Flp family type IVb pilin — protein sequence MMNKLKGLVVEEQGQGMTEYGLVLGVIAVGVVATLVALKDEIQDMFTAVLTSVRGRDAS from the coding sequence ATGATGAACAAATTAAAAGGGCTAGTAGTAGAAGAGCAAGGTCAAGGGATGACTGAATACGGATTAGTATTAGGAGTTATTGCGGTTGGGGTAGTGGCAACTTTAGTAGCATTAAAAGATGAGATTCAAGACATGTTTACTGCAGTCCTAACTAGTGTAAGAGGTAGAGATGCTTCATAA
- a CDS encoding prepilin peptidase — translation MIIDIMLIVVLVTCLLTDLKSRTIYNKVIFPMLVLSFTIHAFTPVGSGVIFSLSGFGTGLGLLLIPYLLGGMGAGDVKLLALIGAMKGTVFVLYTGVYMALIGGVIALGIILFRKGVLFRLKSIFLTIAGLKHGVKIPLALDKDSLKATYPYGVAIVGGAFISLFAKGWILL, via the coding sequence ATGATCATTGATATCATGCTTATTGTCGTGCTAGTGACTTGTTTATTAACAGATCTAAAGTCCCGAACTATCTATAATAAAGTAATTTTTCCAATGCTTGTACTATCATTTACTATACATGCCTTCACACCAGTTGGTTCAGGAGTTATATTTTCATTATCAGGCTTTGGTACAGGATTAGGTTTATTACTTATTCCCTATTTATTGGGAGGAATGGGAGCAGGAGATGTAAAGCTTTTAGCTTTAATTGGAGCGATGAAAGGAACGGTATTTGTACTATATACAGGAGTGTACATGGCTTTAATAGGTGGTGTGATTGCATTAGGAATTATACTGTTCCGAAAAGGCGTCCTTTTTCGGCTGAAATCAATTTTTTTAACAATTGCGGGATTAAAGCATGGGGTTAAAATACCTCTAGCCCTAGACAAGGATTCCCTCAAAGCAACCTATCCTTATGGTGTCGCCATAGTTGGTGGAGCATTTATAAGTTTATTTGCAAAAGGGTGGATACTTTTATGA
- a CDS encoding pilus assembly protein, with amino-acid sequence MIKEEKGQSLVEMALLLPLLLLLLAGIFDFGRLLYSYTHLHLATQETVRLGGLGRGDAEITQFARNYIDLGDSSLLKVTISPTEEYRTSGEYMSVTLDYPIEIVTPFFSTFLPTPLILSTESTIRVE; translated from the coding sequence ATGATAAAAGAAGAAAAGGGTCAATCATTGGTAGAGATGGCGTTGTTGCTACCTTTATTACTATTATTACTTGCCGGAATCTTTGATTTTGGTAGATTACTATACTCTTATACTCATCTTCATTTAGCAACACAAGAAACGGTCCGTTTGGGTGGATTAGGACGAGGAGATGCTGAAATCACTCAGTTTGCCAGAAACTATATTGACCTAGGGGATTCTAGTTTATTAAAAGTTACTATTTCACCAACAGAGGAATATAGAACTTCTGGAGAATATATGAGTGTAACTCTTGATTATCCAATAGAAATCGTAACCCCATTTTTTTCAACTTTTTTACCAACTCCACTTATTTTATCCACTGAATCGACCATTCGAGTTGAATGA
- a CDS encoding Tad domain-containing protein: protein MKKNLKKFLQKEEGNVLLLVSLAFMGLLTMGGLVMDGGTMYMTKSHLQKVANAAVLSGAQELTNTEIAVRDVVNEVLLAHGEEGHLQGITITMGERVEIELKQTVPLVFSKLLGFATVDVHSNAAAELRVMGRAIGAAPLGIDDSINLDYYTQYKLKVDSTGVEYGNFGVLALGGSGAATYEDNLRNGYQQEVRVGDILNTETGNIAGKTRSVIKERVDGCLHMAESMYERDCSRIILIPTYKPYGDYVNQMQQIQITGFAYFYILDPMDSKDTSITGMFIKRAGTGFEEPNSLNKGAFSIRLTE, encoded by the coding sequence ATGAAAAAGAACCTGAAAAAGTTTTTACAAAAGGAAGAGGGAAATGTGTTGTTACTTGTTTCATTAGCCTTTATGGGTTTACTTACAATGGGTGGGCTCGTTATGGATGGTGGAACGATGTATATGACAAAGAGCCATCTGCAAAAAGTGGCCAATGCAGCCGTTCTATCAGGTGCACAGGAATTAACGAACACTGAAATTGCGGTAAGGGATGTAGTAAATGAGGTTCTACTTGCTCATGGAGAAGAAGGTCATCTTCAAGGGATAACTATAACAATGGGTGAACGAGTAGAGATTGAGTTAAAGCAGACTGTACCCTTAGTATTTTCAAAGCTATTAGGGTTTGCGACGGTAGATGTGCATAGTAATGCTGCAGCTGAATTAAGAGTGATGGGAAGAGCAATTGGTGCGGCACCTCTTGGAATAGATGATTCAATTAACCTAGATTATTACACTCAATATAAACTAAAAGTCGATTCAACTGGGGTAGAATATGGTAATTTTGGTGTGTTAGCCCTTGGTGGATCTGGGGCAGCAACCTATGAAGATAATTTAAGGAATGGATATCAACAAGAGGTAAGAGTGGGAGATATTTTAAATACGGAAACAGGTAATATTGCCGGTAAAACAAGGTCTGTTATAAAAGAGCGGGTAGATGGGTGCTTACATATGGCCGAGAGTATGTATGAGCGTGACTGCTCAAGGATTATTCTTATTCCAACCTATAAACCATACGGAGATTATGTAAACCAAATGCAGCAAATTCAAATTACTGGCTTTGCTTATTTTTATATATTAGACCCAATGGATTCAAAAGATACTTCAATTACAGGAATGTTTATAAAAAGAGCTGGTACTGGGTTTGAAGAGCCTAATAGTTTAAATAAAGGTGCCTTTAGCATTAGATTAACAGAGTAG
- the cpaB gene encoding Flp pilus assembly protein CpaB yields MRSKIIMLLALVMGIVTTVLFFNYMNQFDTQAVINENTVPVVQAKGLIKENQRITSDMLVIAQVPKDGIHPQTITEFSQVEGQYATSDIEAGEILLSHRVKSEKEETLFVSRKVTDGHRGVSVGVNFVQSVSNLIEPEDVVDVVFSEVVKVNNIDTVVTKQILSKVRVLAIGRKMIAATSEDEVYAEYSSVTLELKPEDSVTLINASERGNIHLTIHTKIVPPTNE; encoded by the coding sequence ATGAGATCAAAAATAATTATGCTTCTAGCTCTAGTAATGGGAATCGTTACAACTGTATTATTCTTCAATTATATGAATCAATTTGACACACAAGCAGTGATTAATGAAAACACAGTCCCGGTAGTTCAGGCAAAGGGGCTTATCAAGGAAAATCAAAGAATTACATCTGATATGCTGGTTATCGCTCAAGTGCCGAAAGATGGAATACATCCTCAAACGATTACCGAGTTTTCACAGGTTGAAGGTCAATACGCTACATCGGACATAGAGGCAGGAGAAATCCTACTATCTCACAGAGTAAAATCAGAAAAGGAAGAAACACTATTCGTTTCTAGAAAGGTGACGGATGGACATCGAGGAGTTTCAGTAGGTGTAAATTTTGTCCAATCTGTATCAAACTTAATTGAGCCAGAAGATGTAGTTGATGTTGTCTTCAGTGAAGTGGTGAAGGTGAATAATATTGATACGGTGGTTACAAAACAAATCCTATCCAAGGTTCGAGTACTTGCAATAGGTCGCAAAATGATTGCAGCTACTAGTGAAGACGAAGTATATGCTGAATATAGCTCAGTAACATTAGAACTCAAGCCTGAGGATTCCGTAACTTTAATCAATGCATCAGAACGGGGAAACATTCATTTAACGATTCATACCAAAATTGTACCACCGACAAATGAGTAA